The proteins below are encoded in one region of Parvicella tangerina:
- a CDS encoding nucleoside deaminase: protein MLQPYDDNYFMKQALLEAQKAFEKDEVPVGAVLVSKNKIIARTHNLTEQLTDFTAHAEMQAFTAGSSFLDNKYLNECTLYVTLEPCVMCAGAAFWTRLGRLVYGARDERRGYDRITEKILHPVTQVKGSVMADECGSIMKQYFALKR, encoded by the coding sequence ATGCTACAACCTTACGATGATAATTATTTCATGAAACAGGCCCTCCTGGAGGCTCAAAAAGCGTTTGAAAAAGACGAGGTTCCTGTTGGTGCTGTATTAGTATCAAAAAACAAAATCATTGCACGAACTCACAATCTTACCGAGCAGTTAACCGATTTCACTGCACATGCTGAAATGCAAGCTTTTACTGCTGGGTCGAGTTTTTTAGACAATAAATACCTCAATGAGTGTACATTATATGTAACGCTTGAACCTTGCGTTATGTGCGCTGGTGCTGCTTTCTGGACTCGTCTTGGCAGGTTGGTTTACGGAGCCCGTGATGAGCGAAGAGGTTATGATCGAATTACTGAAAAGATCCTTCATCCAGTTACTCAAGTCAAGGGAAGTGTTATGGCAGACGAATGCGGATCAATTATGAAGCAGTATTTTGCCCTGAAAAGATAA
- the yidD gene encoding membrane protein insertion efficiency factor YidD — translation MKVVYSLIKWIFKLPIWVYQYVISPLTPGSCRHSPTCSTYAIQAIDEWGPLKGLWLGLKRLSKCHPWGSHGYDPVPRKEKESKG, via the coding sequence GTGAAAGTAGTTTACTCATTGATTAAGTGGATTTTTAAGCTCCCGATATGGGTGTATCAATATGTGATATCACCGTTAACGCCAGGGAGTTGCAGGCATTCTCCTACTTGCAGCACGTATGCCATTCAGGCAATCGATGAGTGGGGGCCGCTTAAGGGGTTGTGGTTAGGGTTAAAACGGTTAAGCAAATGTCATCCATGGGGTTCACATGGGTATGATCCTGTGCCAAGGAAAGAGAAGGAATCAAAAGGTTAA
- the meaB gene encoding methylmalonyl Co-A mutase-associated GTPase MeaB: protein MTKSLNSNFKRQRRNQKSAQELVDGILSGNKADLAQGITMLESSKPEHHRMADEIINGCLPHSGKSIRVGITGVPGVGKSTFIEAFGNHLIEQGHKIAVLAIDPSSQKSGGSILGDKTRMETLVRKEEAFVRPSPSKGSLGGVAKATRESIILCEAAGFDFIIVETVGVGQSEIAVRGMVDFFLLLMLAGAGDELQGIKRGIMEMADALVITKADIEEKTKVKAAMTEYKNAMHLFPPHESDWIPVVSSCSAISGEGIEKINEIIGSYANTTKLNGFFDKNRTRQDLKWMEERVNELILESLKNKNGFQEKSNELATKITQGKISPFRAAEQLLKDLNIT from the coding sequence ATGACAAAGTCATTAAATAGCAATTTTAAACGTCAAAGACGAAACCAAAAGTCTGCTCAAGAGCTGGTTGACGGTATTCTTTCAGGAAACAAAGCTGATCTTGCTCAAGGAATTACAATGTTAGAAAGTTCCAAACCTGAGCATCATCGAATGGCTGATGAGATTATTAATGGGTGTTTACCCCATTCTGGCAAATCAATTAGGGTTGGGATTACTGGAGTTCCTGGTGTAGGTAAAAGCACGTTTATTGAAGCTTTCGGAAATCACTTAATCGAACAGGGACACAAAATAGCCGTTTTGGCCATTGATCCTTCTTCGCAAAAAAGTGGAGGCTCTATATTGGGCGATAAAACCAGAATGGAAACATTGGTTCGTAAAGAAGAAGCTTTTGTACGACCAAGTCCTTCTAAAGGTTCTCTAGGAGGTGTGGCAAAGGCCACTCGAGAATCCATCATTTTGTGTGAAGCTGCTGGGTTTGACTTTATTATTGTAGAAACTGTTGGCGTGGGTCAGAGCGAAATTGCCGTGAGAGGAATGGTTGACTTTTTCTTATTGCTGATGCTTGCTGGAGCTGGAGATGAACTTCAAGGAATCAAAAGAGGAATAATGGAAATGGCTGATGCTTTAGTGATCACCAAAGCAGATATAGAAGAAAAAACGAAAGTAAAAGCAGCCATGACGGAGTATAAGAATGCCATGCATTTGTTCCCTCCTCATGAAAGTGATTGGATTCCAGTAGTAAGTTCATGCAGTGCTATTTCGGGTGAGGGAATTGAGAAGATCAACGAAATCATTGGGAGTTATGCAAATACCACCAAGTTGAATGGCTTCTTTGATAAAAACCGAACGCGTCAGGATCTTAAATGGATGGAGGAGCGGGTGAACGAACTAATTCTTGAATCGTTGAAAAACAAAAATGGGTTTCAGGAGAAAAGCAACGAGTTAGCCACCAAGATTACTCAAGGAAAAATCAGTCCATTCAGGGCAGCAGAGCAATTACTGAAAGATCTAAATATTACTTAG
- a CDS encoding GNAT family N-acetyltransferase, protein MNTIHWDIKHFNDLTKLEFHDIIQLREKVFVVEQDCPYLDVDGQDVHTYHVIGSINKRVVATARIFAPHEAGTVIIGRICNDESTRGSGMGKALVQHALDYCQRQWPSAPIKISAQCYLIRFYNSFGFEIEGEEYLEDGIPHIGMIIR, encoded by the coding sequence ATGAATACGATTCATTGGGACATAAAACACTTTAATGACTTGACTAAGTTAGAGTTTCACGATATCATTCAATTGCGTGAGAAGGTGTTTGTGGTTGAGCAGGACTGTCCTTATCTCGATGTTGACGGACAGGATGTTCATACCTATCACGTAATCGGGTCCATCAACAAAAGGGTGGTGGCAACAGCAAGAATATTTGCACCCCATGAAGCAGGTACAGTTATCATCGGAAGAATTTGTAATGATGAGTCCACAAGAGGCAGCGGCATGGGAAAAGCACTGGTTCAGCACGCCTTGGATTACTGCCAAAGACAATGGCCATCTGCTCCAATAAAAATCTCTGCTCAATGCTATTTGATCCGATTCTATAACTCATTTGGGTTTGAAATAGAAGGAGAAGAATATCTTGAAGATGGAATTCCGCATATTGGAATGATCATACGCTAA
- a CDS encoding M13 family metallopeptidase, translating into MKSFIQITIASIAMAALMLNCAQEEEHKDSEASQDEVAASGGELESLDFAAMDTTVDPTVDFYEYACGTWLAENPIPEEESRWSNFNVLNDNNNDILKNLLEDAQANPGEEGAAKQLIGDLYHSFSDTAHRNEMGLEPIQPVLTQIDAMASKEDLLDVLVSLHSIGVDAGFGLFVEQDAKLNDRYAAYLGQGGFGLPNRDYYFNTDDRSIMIREEYDKHLNKMFDLVLGNTEKEAAYQMEEDLAADSWPPVKLRNIEAQYNKMTVSELEELAPGFAWKTYLDKRGANVDSIIVGQKEFMTKFASLVQDKSIDDWKTYLKWTVINHTASNLTMDLERADFAFYSTVLRGTKKMKPLWKRGVMMVTQSPVGEALGQVFVEENFTPDAKKKVNEMVDNIILVFDERIEQLDWMSDETKVKAKEKLSSFARKLGFPDVWKSYEGLKIVPDNYVQNTFALARFEVEDNLNRLGKEINKDEWHMAPQIVNAYYNPLLNEIVFPAGIMQKPFFSEHFEDAVNYARMGAVIGHELTHGFDDMGSQFDATGAMVNWWTKEDKEKFDAKTQLLIDQYNDYEVLEGVFVNGELTLGENIADLGGLTIAYHAYQKSLEGKEDEVINGYTGEQRFFIAFGQVWQNNIRENALVQRVNNDPHSPGKYRVNGVVSNMPEFFEAFDVQEGDPMRQPADKIARIW; encoded by the coding sequence ATGAAGTCATTTATTCAAATTACTATTGCTTCCATAGCAATGGCTGCCCTAATGTTAAACTGTGCTCAAGAAGAAGAACATAAAGATAGTGAAGCGTCTCAAGATGAGGTAGCTGCCTCTGGTGGAGAGTTAGAGTCGTTAGACTTTGCAGCTATGGATACCACAGTAGATCCAACGGTAGATTTCTATGAGTATGCGTGTGGAACATGGCTTGCGGAAAACCCAATTCCGGAAGAAGAAAGTAGATGGAGCAATTTTAACGTGTTGAATGATAATAACAATGATATTCTTAAAAACTTGCTGGAAGATGCGCAAGCCAATCCTGGTGAAGAAGGAGCGGCAAAGCAATTGATCGGTGACCTTTATCATTCTTTTAGTGATACTGCGCATAGAAACGAAATGGGACTAGAGCCCATTCAACCAGTTTTGACTCAGATTGATGCGATGGCTTCGAAAGAGGATTTGCTAGACGTGTTGGTGAGTTTGCACTCGATTGGTGTAGACGCTGGGTTTGGTCTATTTGTAGAACAAGATGCAAAACTAAATGATCGCTATGCAGCTTATTTAGGTCAGGGCGGTTTCGGGTTACCGAACAGGGATTATTATTTTAATACAGATGATAGAAGTATAATGATCCGTGAAGAGTACGATAAGCACCTTAACAAAATGTTTGATTTGGTACTTGGTAACACAGAAAAGGAAGCAGCATATCAGATGGAAGAAGACCTTGCTGCGGATAGCTGGCCTCCTGTGAAGCTTCGAAATATTGAAGCGCAATATAACAAAATGACTGTGAGCGAATTGGAAGAGCTGGCTCCAGGATTTGCTTGGAAGACTTATTTGGATAAAAGAGGTGCAAATGTAGATTCTATCATTGTCGGACAGAAAGAGTTCATGACAAAATTTGCATCCTTAGTGCAAGATAAGAGCATTGATGATTGGAAAACCTACCTTAAATGGACCGTGATCAACCATACTGCATCAAACCTTACAATGGATTTGGAAAGAGCGGACTTTGCTTTCTACTCCACAGTGTTAAGAGGTACAAAGAAAATGAAGCCACTTTGGAAACGAGGAGTGATGATGGTGACTCAATCTCCAGTTGGGGAAGCTTTGGGGCAAGTTTTCGTGGAAGAAAATTTCACTCCAGATGCTAAGAAGAAAGTGAATGAAATGGTAGACAATATCATTTTGGTCTTTGATGAACGAATTGAACAACTGGATTGGATGAGTGATGAAACAAAAGTAAAGGCAAAAGAAAAACTTTCTTCCTTTGCCAGAAAGCTTGGTTTTCCAGATGTATGGAAGTCCTATGAAGGGTTAAAGATTGTGCCAGATAATTATGTTCAGAACACCTTTGCATTAGCAAGGTTTGAAGTGGAAGATAATCTCAACAGGTTGGGTAAAGAGATTAATAAGGATGAGTGGCACATGGCTCCTCAAATCGTTAATGCGTACTATAACCCCTTACTCAATGAGATCGTTTTCCCAGCAGGGATCATGCAAAAACCATTCTTCAGTGAGCATTTTGAGGATGCTGTAAACTACGCGAGAATGGGAGCTGTTATTGGACATGAGCTAACGCATGGCTTTGACGATATGGGATCTCAATTTGATGCAACAGGAGCCATGGTGAATTGGTGGACCAAAGAAGATAAAGAGAAGTTTGATGCTAAAACACAACTTTTAATCGATCAGTACAACGATTATGAGGTGTTAGAAGGTGTTTTTGTAAATGGTGAGTTGACACTTGGTGAGAACATTGCTGATTTGGGAGGTTTGACCATCGCTTATCATGCTTACCAAAAATCGTTGGAGGGCAAAGAAGATGAAGTGATCAATGGTTATACTGGTGAACAGCGTTTTTTCATCGCTTTCGGACAAGTGTGGCAAAATAATATTCGTGAAAATGCTTTGGTGCAACGAGTGAATAATGATCCACATTCTCCAGGGAAGTACAGGGTGAATGGTGTGGTTTCTAACATGCCTGAATTCTTTGAGGCTTTTGATGTTCAGGAAGGAGACCCAATGCGACAGCCAGCTGACAAAATTGCCAGAATTTGGTAA
- a CDS encoding NAD(P)/FAD-dependent oxidoreductase yields the protein MSETPKYLVVGQGLAGSVLLYQLEKNDISFDVVDENHKKSGSMAAGGIMHPMSFRRLKLAWRSLELINEAIPFYEKVSTSLATPVFKTSTFYRPFISIEEQNNWMARMNESPYDEILGVSDEKIAGISSPYGMGIINYSGRLEVQDFLIQTRKKFEKNISSEKFDFTKLKKSNTSWNYNGVDYEGVIFCEGFQFIYNPYFNYLPENLTKGEIIEINTEAIQGKTLSRGCFIVPQKGEDNYLVGSTYAWHTVSTEPTEKARQELKEKVEKVIQAPYTVYDQAAGIRPTISDRKPLIGEHPKHKGLYMFNGMGSKTVMMAPKLADQFINFLNKKEDIFSEANLARFTKKHFHKFESYEADQMSEM from the coding sequence ATGTCTGAAACACCAAAATACTTAGTGGTTGGTCAGGGACTTGCTGGATCAGTACTTCTCTATCAGTTAGAGAAGAACGATATCAGCTTCGATGTGGTTGACGAAAACCACAAAAAAAGTGGCTCGATGGCTGCGGGAGGCATTATGCATCCCATGTCATTTAGAAGATTAAAATTGGCCTGGCGATCATTAGAGTTGATCAATGAAGCAATTCCCTTCTACGAAAAAGTTTCAACATCTTTGGCAACCCCAGTTTTTAAAACCTCTACTTTTTATCGTCCGTTTATCTCAATTGAAGAACAAAATAACTGGATGGCTCGGATGAATGAATCTCCGTACGATGAGATACTAGGAGTGTCCGATGAGAAAATTGCGGGGATAAGTTCTCCTTATGGTATGGGCATAATCAATTACAGTGGTCGATTAGAAGTTCAAGACTTCCTAATTCAAACAAGAAAAAAATTCGAAAAGAACATCTCAAGTGAAAAGTTTGATTTCACTAAACTTAAAAAAAGTAACACCTCTTGGAACTATAATGGGGTTGATTATGAGGGAGTAATTTTCTGTGAAGGATTTCAATTTATCTACAACCCTTATTTCAACTACCTCCCAGAAAACTTAACGAAAGGAGAAATCATTGAGATTAACACTGAAGCTATCCAAGGAAAAACACTATCTCGCGGATGCTTTATTGTTCCCCAAAAAGGGGAAGACAACTATTTGGTAGGGAGTACCTATGCCTGGCATACAGTCTCTACTGAACCTACGGAAAAAGCAAGGCAAGAGCTGAAAGAAAAAGTTGAGAAGGTAATTCAGGCTCCCTACACAGTTTATGATCAGGCAGCTGGTATTCGGCCTACCATATCAGATCGAAAGCCTTTAATCGGTGAACACCCAAAACACAAAGGGTTATACATGTTCAACGGCATGGGGAGCAAAACGGTTATGATGGCGCCAAAACTTGCTGATCAGTTCATTAACTTTCTTAACAAGAAGGAAGATATTTTTTCAGAAGCAAATTTAGCTCGCTTTACGAAAAAACATTTTCATAAATTTGAGTCGTATGAAGCAGATCAAATGTCCGAAATGTAA
- a CDS encoding GEVED domain-containing protein has product MKRTLLTLMLAVASPLFMGITAQESITHFDNKPYVEGEFLVQLKAGKSIKDVLNNMPEQYNVKLDRLLSKPMRIYLVTFDHHAISHQSFQAFMYTQKEVSIVDYNYKIEMRATLPNDADFADQWHHVNTGQTGGTADADIDSDLAWDITTGGQTATNDDIVVCLIESGNLDHVDLDGNRWFNANEIPNNSIDDDGNGYIDDYNGWNPVSQNDDYIPNGTNNLHGTNCLGMIGAKGNNGTLVAGANWDVKLMVVGDYSINTQANAIEAYTYPLEMRQLWNNSNGAEGAFVVATSSSWGIDGADPTNYPLWCNFYDTLGKYGVLNVGATTNQNLNVDTQGDMPTACGSDYMIGVGRTDHNDNTAGGYGATTIELGAPGINVVTTHNSNTTTTTTGTSFSCPLTAGVIGLAYSIPCPSFMAIVKANPQQGADLVLQALLSGTDPKTALANKFVTGGRLNAKNTLDDLMTLTCSGSICLSPSSITASNIGGTSADINWNPYDSATQYVFYYQEEGSGSWTNVDVTGTSYSMTGLMPCTTYEFYMQSICDQDSSSTTSVQTFTTTGCGNCVDLTYCTNAATDDVDEWIESVEIDAWSNVSGNDNGYGDFTNGGTSALSMDLGQSYAVTLTPDWGGTSYDEYFRVWIDLDQSGVFDASELVYDQGAAAQTAATGTISIPSNATPGSTRMRVQMAYLGSGQNTLPSECGTFQWGEVEDYCVDLVQTVICGMDVTNTVVDPTCADLDDGSIAVSVSGGSTPYSYDWGTLGNTSSSVNGLGDGTYELIITDGTGCDTTINYNLSYTTTIGVSVTTTDVSCNGLSDGSLTASATGSSGYSYAWNNSVNSANNANVAAGTYDVTVTDGSGCTGTASGTVNEPAAVNADFTVAENGMTAQFTNNSSTGSYLWDFGDGNTSTATNPSYTYTSEGTFTVCLTVSTSCGTDSTCTSVVSASTASIGNNENAYFSYYPNPAKDVMNISNVSNEVVTIDVVDATGRLLESYRVNRSSFEMNVSRMSGGTYFLNARNENGELLGTHKFTVLH; this is encoded by the coding sequence ATGAAAAGAACCTTACTAACCTTAATGCTAGCGGTTGCTTCGCCATTGTTCATGGGAATTACCGCACAAGAATCCATCACTCATTTTGATAACAAGCCTTACGTAGAGGGAGAGTTTTTAGTTCAACTAAAAGCTGGAAAAAGTATCAAGGATGTACTCAATAACATGCCAGAGCAATACAACGTCAAGTTAGATCGATTGCTTTCCAAACCAATGAGAATCTATTTGGTTACTTTTGATCATCATGCCATCTCGCATCAGTCGTTTCAGGCCTTCATGTACACGCAAAAAGAAGTTTCCATTGTAGATTATAACTACAAAATTGAAATGCGAGCTACTTTGCCAAACGATGCAGATTTTGCCGATCAGTGGCATCACGTAAATACTGGTCAGACTGGAGGTACAGCAGATGCTGATATTGATTCTGATCTGGCTTGGGACATTACTACAGGAGGTCAAACAGCTACGAATGATGATATTGTGGTGTGTTTGATTGAAAGTGGAAACTTAGATCACGTGGATTTGGATGGTAACCGCTGGTTCAACGCTAACGAAATTCCTAACAATAGTATTGATGATGACGGGAATGGCTATATCGATGACTATAATGGTTGGAACCCAGTAAGCCAAAATGATGATTATATCCCAAATGGAACGAATAATTTGCATGGTACAAATTGTCTCGGAATGATTGGAGCGAAAGGTAACAATGGAACTTTAGTAGCCGGAGCCAACTGGGACGTAAAACTGATGGTAGTTGGTGATTACAGTATTAACACGCAAGCAAATGCGATTGAAGCCTACACTTATCCCCTTGAAATGCGTCAGCTATGGAATAACTCCAACGGGGCTGAAGGTGCTTTCGTTGTGGCTACGAGCTCATCATGGGGAATCGATGGAGCTGATCCAACTAATTATCCGTTGTGGTGTAATTTCTACGATACGCTTGGAAAATATGGGGTGTTGAATGTTGGAGCAACCACTAACCAAAATCTAAATGTCGATACACAAGGTGATATGCCAACGGCTTGTGGAAGTGACTACATGATAGGTGTGGGTAGGACGGATCACAACGACAATACCGCTGGGGGGTATGGAGCTACAACTATTGAATTGGGTGCTCCTGGAATTAATGTTGTTACGACTCATAATAGCAACACAACTACAACAACTACTGGAACTTCGTTTTCTTGTCCGTTAACAGCAGGAGTAATTGGGCTTGCATATTCGATTCCCTGTCCATCTTTTATGGCGATTGTAAAGGCAAATCCGCAACAGGGAGCTGATCTGGTACTACAGGCATTGTTGAGTGGTACAGACCCAAAAACAGCGCTTGCTAATAAATTTGTCACTGGGGGTAGACTGAATGCAAAAAATACGCTGGATGACCTGATGACGTTGACTTGTAGTGGAAGCATTTGTCTTTCACCATCGAGTATTACAGCTTCGAATATTGGAGGAACAAGTGCTGATATTAACTGGAATCCCTATGACTCAGCTACGCAGTATGTGTTTTATTATCAAGAGGAAGGATCAGGAAGTTGGACGAATGTAGACGTTACAGGAACGTCATACAGCATGACAGGATTAATGCCATGTACAACGTATGAATTCTACATGCAGTCTATTTGTGATCAAGATTCTAGCTCTACGACAAGTGTGCAAACGTTTACTACTACAGGTTGCGGAAATTGCGTTGATCTTACTTATTGTACGAATGCTGCAACTGATGATGTTGATGAGTGGATCGAGTCTGTAGAAATTGATGCCTGGAGCAATGTTTCTGGAAATGACAACGGATACGGAGACTTCACCAACGGTGGAACTTCAGCGCTGTCTATGGACTTAGGACAATCCTACGCTGTAACGCTGACGCCTGATTGGGGGGGTACATCCTACGATGAATACTTCAGAGTATGGATTGATTTAGATCAAAGTGGTGTCTTTGATGCAAGTGAGTTGGTTTACGACCAAGGAGCGGCTGCTCAAACAGCGGCAACAGGTACGATCTCAATTCCTTCTAATGCTACCCCCGGAAGCACAAGAATGCGGGTTCAAATGGCGTATCTGGGCTCAGGTCAGAATACACTTCCTAGTGAATGTGGAACGTTCCAGTGGGGAGAGGTTGAAGATTATTGTGTAGATCTTGTGCAAACAGTGATATGTGGAATGGATGTTACAAATACGGTTGTAGATCCAACATGTGCCGATCTTGATGATGGTTCGATCGCTGTTTCAGTTTCAGGAGGTAGTACGCCTTATTCTTACGATTGGGGAACTTTAGGAAATACTTCTTCTAGTGTGAATGGTTTAGGTGATGGAACCTACGAATTAATCATAACAGATGGAACGGGTTGTGACACAACTATCAACTACAACCTGTCTTACACAACTACTATTGGAGTGAGCGTGACAACCACGGATGTAAGTTGTAATGGACTCTCGGATGGGTCATTAACGGCTAGTGCAACGGGAAGCTCAGGGTATTCGTATGCTTGGAACAACAGTGTGAATTCTGCGAACAATGCAAATGTAGCTGCTGGAACGTATGATGTTACTGTAACAGATGGTTCAGGATGTACGGGTACAGCATCTGGAACAGTGAACGAACCTGCAGCGGTAAATGCTGATTTCACAGTTGCTGAGAATGGAATGACAGCTCAATTCACCAATAATTCATCTACTGGTTCTTATTTGTGGGATTTTGGAGATGGAAATACCTCAACGGCTACAAATCCTAGCTATACGTATACTAGTGAGGGTACGTTTACCGTTTGCTTGACGGTGTCTACTTCATGTGGAACAGACTCTACTTGCACATCAGTGGTGTCTGCCAGTACAGCTTCGATTGGAAATAACGAAAATGCATATTTCAGCTATTACCCAAATCCTGCTAAAGACGTAATGAATATCTCAAATGTGTCAAATGAAGTTGTTACCATTGACGTTGTTGATGCAACAGGTAGGCTTTTGGAGTCGTATCGAGTAAATCGCTCCTCGTTTGAGATGAATGTAAGCAGAATGAGTGGAGGAACTTATTTCTTGAATGCGAGAAACGAGAATGGAGAATTACTAGGAACACATAAGTTTACGGTTCTTCATTAA
- a CDS encoding pseudouridine synthase, giving the protein MKHPKRRKIGRNEQKPLRKGNKFHQQGKKQNAERADIRLNKFIADAGVCSRREADKLIAAGEITVNGKVETNMGTRVTREDLVKYKGEALKREKFVYILINKPKDYITTMNDDRDRKTVLDLIDGACKERVYPVGRLDRNTTGLLLMTNDGELTKRLTHPSHNVTKIYVAELDKQVAPEHLEELMKGFELEDGFSKFDSAEYDPKTRSKNTILVKIHSGKNRIVRRSFEHLGYDVKKLDRIQFATLKKGALTRGKWRFLNRKEVGYLKMTK; this is encoded by the coding sequence ATGAAACATCCCAAAAGACGTAAAATCGGTAGAAACGAACAAAAACCTTTGAGAAAAGGGAATAAGTTTCATCAGCAAGGCAAAAAGCAAAACGCAGAACGAGCAGATATTCGTTTGAACAAGTTCATTGCTGATGCAGGGGTATGTTCACGAAGAGAGGCTGATAAGTTGATCGCTGCTGGAGAGATTACCGTGAATGGGAAGGTGGAAACGAACATGGGAACTCGTGTTACGCGAGAGGATTTGGTCAAATACAAGGGGGAAGCACTAAAGCGTGAGAAATTCGTATATATTCTGATTAACAAGCCGAAGGATTATATCACGACCATGAACGATGACCGGGATAGAAAGACAGTATTGGATCTAATCGATGGGGCTTGCAAAGAGCGAGTGTACCCTGTAGGTCGTTTGGATAGAAATACAACAGGCCTTTTGCTAATGACTAATGATGGTGAACTGACAAAAAGACTGACTCATCCAAGTCATAACGTAACGAAGATCTACGTAGCTGAATTGGACAAACAAGTTGCACCTGAGCATTTGGAAGAGCTGATGAAAGGGTTTGAGCTAGAGGATGGTTTCAGTAAATTCGATAGTGCAGAATACGACCCCAAAACCAGATCGAAGAACACCATCTTGGTGAAGATTCATTCTGGAAAAAACCGTATTGTAAGGCGATCATTTGAGCACCTGGGTTATGATGTCAAAAAATTGGATAGAATTCAGTTTGCTACGCTCAAAAAAGGAGCGTTGACTCGAGGCAAATGGCGTTTTCTAAATAGAAAAGAAGTTGGCTACTTGAAGATGACTAAGTAA
- a CDS encoding GIY-YIG nuclease family protein — protein sequence MWYVYLLKCSDGKTYTGCTSNLEERMSRHSKGHVSYTSTRLPVELITYIAFTDKYKAYNFEKYLKSGSGKAFANKRFL from the coding sequence ATGTGGTATGTATATCTTCTGAAATGTTCTGATGGTAAAACCTATACAGGTTGTACTTCAAACCTGGAAGAGCGAATGTCCAGACATAGTAAAGGCCATGTCAGCTATACTTCAACCAGATTGCCTGTTGAGTTAATAACTTATATTGCGTTTACAGATAAATACAAAGCGTATAATTTTGAAAAATATCTAAAATCTGGTTCAGGTAAAGCTTTTGCGAATAAGAGGTTTCTTTGA